A window of the Tursiops truncatus isolate mTurTru1 chromosome 14, mTurTru1.mat.Y, whole genome shotgun sequence genome harbors these coding sequences:
- the LRATD1 gene encoding protein LRATD1 translates to MGNQLDRITHLSYSELPTGDPSGIEKDELRVGVAYFFSDEEEDLDERGQPDKFGVKASPGRAPCPESPSRRRHHHLLHQLVLNETQFSAFRGQECIFSKMSGGPQGADLSVYAVTALPALCEPGDLLELLCLQPAPEPPAPAPHWAVYVGGGQIIHLHQGEIRQDSLYEAGAANVGRVVNSWYRYRPLVAELVVQNACGHLGLKSEEICWTNSESFAAWCRFGKREFKAGGEVPAGTQTPQQQYYLKVHLGENKVHTARFHSLEDLIREKRRIDASGRLRVLQELADLVDDKE, encoded by the coding sequence ATGGGCAACCAACTGGACCGCATCACCCACCTTAGCTACAGCGAGTTGCCCACCGGGGACCCGTCGGGGATCGAGAAGGACGAGCTGCGGGTCGGGGTTGCCTACTTCTTCTCGGATGAGGAGGAGGACCTGGACGAACGAGGCCAGCCCGACAAGTTTGGCGTGAAGGCCTCCCCGGGCCGCGCTCCCTGCCCGGAGAGCCCTAGCCGTCGCCGCCACCACCACCTGCTGCACCAGCTGGTCCTCAACGAAACTCAGTTCTCCGCCTTTCGGGGCCAGGAATGCATCTTTTCCAAAATGAGCGGCGGCCCTCAGGGCGCCGACCTGAGCGTCTACGCGGTCACGGCGCTGCCCGCGCTCTGCGAGCCCGGCGACCTGCTGGAGCTGCTGTGCCTGCAGCCCGCGCCAGAGCCGCCCGCGCCCGCCCCGCACTGGGCCGTCTACGTGGGCGGCGGGCAGATCATCCACCTGCACCAAGGCGAGATCCGCCAGGACAGCCTGTACGAGGCGGGAGCGGCCAACGTGGGCCGGGTGGTGAATAGCTGGTACCGCTACCGCCCGCTGGTGGCCGAGCTGGTGGTGCAGAACGCCTGCGGCCACCTGGGCCTCAAGAGCGAGGAGATCTGCTGGACGAACTCGGAGAGCTTCGCCGCTTGGTGCCGCTTCGGCAAGCGGGAGTTCAAGGCGGGAGGGGAGGTGCCGGCCGGCACGCAGACCCCGCAGCAGCAGTACTATCTCAAGGTGCACCTGGGTGAGAACAAGGTGCACACGGCCAGGTTTCACAGCCTGGAAGACCTCATCCGCGAGAAGCGCCGCATCGACGCCAGCGGCCGCCTGCGTGTGCTCCAGGAGCTCGCCGACCTTGTGGACGACAAGGAGTAG